The following coding sequences lie in one Spinacia oleracea cultivar Varoflay chromosome 1, BTI_SOV_V1, whole genome shotgun sequence genomic window:
- the LOC110789657 gene encoding uncharacterized protein, with translation MKKFFFSRFSTDQTVSAENSPHGGPSNQRKNKDDNTSRSSHFETQKHSSKNHHVDSPFGLRRSRSFSSAAFLGNTTERNLSGFSDQSSSPSSSSDSVEAHRHNQSSRFRTLTPDRHVKTKRFSAVTHDSDYRLQKPAAAQYKIHSSHDCSQNSSLSSSEVSNDVLDLYIDGEQHHQRGSPMSKASSKNHTRPGSGKKPPRVHSFRGAKVGAEHWVETGFVHESPQDVAKHVVEKLCQPRIYSRDNPNDYDDPDVVPITIEDVYSGSLNRDAALKLNNPCHIEHPLDRVGNHSSVEHDSDCIYDEYDAGNEDELDVKLKSKFKEAQDRVLFLSEELEQELFLHDVEFNVPALIQRIRNLTEEKISLTLEVSNAVESQITDRISLKEQLRSARLELDSRTQRLQEEKNDIQSVLERELDRRSSDWSLKVDKYKADEERLRERVRELAEQNVSLQRELSSFTDLGTECKDLTSRLDSAIGENRLLQQRNGELQDKYKMTEDIYKMTERSYREKEEECKELHSCVAGLFRTCSEQEKTIDGLRGELSEVVQKRHHHMENSEKHVQKLQMEQIRLTGVEQVLRREIESYKQEVDSLRHENVLLLERLKAGGKGITFKLDEELSARLFCLQKQGLSLLNDSIHLSSKLLESIKSGGKKDSIEGNKSCLDVHFIIESDMKVQGFRRGTENLLRGLQNISTTLHEKSDLVASESMSQNVDDDRYGFPNSQDVSRYELKAEKLLTTLLRDKLYSKDQEVEQLQGELATAARSNDILRCEVQNTLDSLSCVTHKMKELELQMMKKDDRMNELQNDLQESVKELSIIRGILPKVTEERDIMWEEVKHYTEKNMLLNSEVNMLKKKTDALEEDVLLKEGQITILKDSLGSKSFDLLASPDRTHEFLLE, from the exons ATGAAGAAGTTTTTCTTTTCCAGATTTTCCACAGATCAGACAGTTTCCGCAGAAAACTCACCCCATGGTGGACCGAGTAATCAACGGAAGAATAAGGATGACAACACTTCCAGAAGTTCGCATTTTGAAACTCAAAAACATTCGTCCAAAAACCATCATGTAGACTCCCCCTTTGGTCTTCGAAGGAGCCGTTCATTCTCCTCAGCTGCCTTTCTTGGCAACACAACAGAAAGAAACTTATCTGGTTTTAGTGACCAAAGCAGCTCTCCTTCTAGTAGTAGTGACAGTGTTGAAGCTCATCGGCATAATCAATCATCTCG GTTTCGAACACTTACTCCGGATAGGCATGTGAAGACTAAGCGATTCTCTGCAGTTACTCATGATAGTGATTACAGATTGCAGAAACCAGCTGCTGCTCAATATAAAATCCATTCCTCCCATGATTGCTCACAAAATTCTTCACTTAGCTCTAGTGAAGTGTCAAATGATGTTTTAGACCTTTACATTGATGGAGAACAGCATCATCAAAGGGGAAGTCCAATGAGCAAAGCATCTTCAAAAAATCATACAAGACCTGGTAGTGGTAAAAAGCCGCCAAGAGTTCATTCATTTAGAGGGGCTAAAGTAGGAGCTGAGCATTGGGTTGAAACTGGATTTGTACACGAATCTCCTCAGGATGTGGCAAAGCATGTAGTCGAAAAGCTGTGTCAGCCTAGAATTTATTCGAGAGATAATCCAAACGATTATGATGATCCTGATGTAGTACCCATAACAATTGAAGATGTTTACAGTGGTTCCTTGAATAGAGATGCAGCTTTAAAGTTGAATAACCCTTGTCATATAGAGCATCCATTGGACCGAGTTGGTAACCATTCTTCTGTTGAGCATGATAGTGACTGCATATATGATGAATATGATGCAGGTAACGAGGATGAGTTGGATGTAAAGTTGAAATCTAAATTTAAGGAGGCACAGGACAGGGTCTTGTTTCTCTCTGAAGAACTGGAGCAAGAGTTGTTCCTTCATGATGTGGAGTTCAATGTGCCGGCATTGATTCAGAGAATTAGGAACTTAACTGAGGAGAAGATAAGCTTGACCCTTGAGGTTTCTAATGCTGTTGAAAGTCAGATTACTGACAGGATTTCTCTAAAAGAACAACTTAGGTCTGCTAGGTTAGAATTGGATTCAAGGACACAAAGGTTGCAGGAAGAAAAGAATGATATACAGTCAGTACTAGAAAGGGAGTTGGACAGAAGGTCTAGTGATTGGTCTTTAAAGGTGGATAAATATAAGGCGGATGAGGAGAGACTCAGGGAACGAGTGAGGGAGCTTGCAGAGCAGAATGTGTCCCTGCAAAGGGAGCTGTCTTCTTTTACTGATTTGGGAACTGAATGTAAGGATTTGACTTCTAGGCTAGATTCTGCCATAGGGGAGAACCGGCTTCTTCAACAAAGAAACGGTGAATTACAGGATAAATACAAGATGACAGAAGATATATACAAGATGACAGAAAGGAGTTatagagagaaagaggaagagTGCAAGGAGTTGCATTCATGTGTAGCTGGGTTGTTCAGAACCTGCAGTGAACAAGAGAAGACGATAGATGGATTGAGAGGGGAACTTTCAGAGGTAGTCCAGAAAAGGCATCATCATATGGAGAATTCTGAAAAGCATGTACAGAAGTTGCAGATGGAGCAAATAAGGTTGACAGGAGTTGAGCAGGTGTTAAGAAGAGAGATTGAATCTTACAAGCAGGAAGTTGATTCTCTTAGGCATGAGAATGTTCTACTGTTGGAACGTTTAAAAGCCGGTGGGAAAGGAATAACATTCAAACTAGATGAAGAACTGTCAGCTCGTCTTTTTTGTTTGCAGAAACAGGGTTTATCATTGCTTAATGATAGCATCCATCTTTCTTCAAAGTTACTGGAATCCATCAAAAGTGGAGGAAAGAAGGACAGCATTGAAGGGAACAAAAGTTGTTTAGACGTCCATTTTATCATTGAATCTGACATGAAAGTTCAGGGCTTCAGGCGAGGAACTGAAAATCTGTTGAGAGGTTTGCAGAATATTTCCACAACTCTGCATGAAAAGTCTGACCTTGTTGCTTCAGAATCTATGTCACAAAATGTGGATGATGACAGATATGGGTTTCCGAATTCACAG GATGTGAGCAGATATGAGCTCAAAGCTGAAAAATTATTAACAACTTTATTGCGAGATAAACTGTATTCCAAAGACCAAGAAGTTGAACAATTACAAGGGGAATTGGCAACTGCAGCAAGGAGTAATGATATTCTTAGATGTGAAGTCCAAAATACTCTTGACTCTCTCTCCTGTGTTACACACAAGATGAAGGAGCTTGAACTCCAG atgatgaagaaggATGACAGAATGAACGAACTTCAGAACGACCTTCAGGAAAGCGTAAAAGAATTGAGTATCATTAGAGGGATACTGCCAAAAGTTACAGAAGAGAGAGATATAATGTGGGAAGAAGTGAAGCACTATACTGAGAAGAACATGCTTTTGAACTCGGAAGTAAACATGCTGAAGAAGAAGACTGATGCACTTGAAGAGGATGTACTCCTTAAAGAAGGTCAGATCACAATCTTAAAAGACTCTTTAGGAAGCAAGTCTTTCGACCTCCTGGCAAGTCCTGATCGAACTCACGAGTTCTTGCTGGAATAA